ACGTGtggtaataataaagagaaaatgATTATCATGCTATGTTTGATGGTTATAAAAGAGACATATTGCTTAGCTAAGATGTATCAAATAATGACATGATAGGAAAGATCTAGTACAAGCTCTATCATTCCTGCAGTAGCAGTTATATAAGATGaacatttcaatttttgttgGGGAAAATCCTTTCCAGAAAAGGAAAGAGTAAGGGAAGTTTCCTTGAAAAAAAGATTGTCGTTAGTAGTTAGTTAATTTACCAAAGACAATATAAGATGATGAAAGACTCCACTTTAGGTGGAGCTAAAGACTTCCATATATAAGATGAAATGGGAGAGCAACCCGACAGCAAGATGTCATCTTGGATCAAATTAACACGAGATTGAACCTAGAATATCCCCTTCGTGTCAAGGAAATAAGCTTTTAAAAGGCTCTATTggaaacaatgtttttattcatgatatttttatcttgcgtttttttttttttttcctgtataaaggataactttttttatcctttattcgCTTCTCTCTCTGTTTGGTACTTTTGCTGCCCCCCAAGAGAAAGGCATGCGTGTCATGTAAAAATAATGGTaatatagttttattataaattggGAGAATGATATTATCATTATACatgtatattaaaagaaaataatgtttccTATAGAAATAgcataattgtattttttaatttttttctattgaaacAGTACTATAGTAGgtaaatctataattttttggattttgttttaaaaaacaaatttaccatatatttattttttctttatacttgTATATTTATCACTTTGCACGGCATAtttatcaccattttttttttatcttcatgtttttagttttttctttttttatttacaattttttttttttgaaaaaaatgttattttttattctatacaCTTGGAATATTTATCATTCTACACTTAGCCtatctatattattattttttcttatattaattcttttgtaattttttttctttacacttttgtttgaaaaattattatacgaAGACTATAGCAATTGCAACATTATtacttaatttttctattacttaagaaattaaattgaaaaccgTCAGCatctttattaatatatatgatcttcatttaattttattatatgtaagtaTCGGCTTTTTGATttacaattatgttttttaccCAATGTCAAAAATCACGTTAACAAGACTTACACTTCATTCTtttgcattagaaaaaaaaatattttaccccCATTGAGGCGAATTGAATAAACACGttaactttttctctttttttttttgctttttattggcACAAATGGTTCTCAATTTATGTAATTATaggcctttttatttattattattaattttttttttttgtaaaaaaaacatgttgaaaaagcatgcatattattttttttgctaaaaacatTTAATCTGATTTGTGGCGAAACGTAGATCAAATAGCTATTACATATACTAAAAGCAAAAGTTGTTTTTCTGTAAAAATGGTATAATTGTGaaattctctaatttttttactgtAGCGGTGgcaaatctatatttttttggtgtttttttgaaaaaataattttgcttatattttttttcctatttatatttatacttgGCATATTTATCACTTTACACTTGGATTAtttatcaccattttttttgttcttattttcattattttgtatttttttagttttttttttgttctttacatttttttttgaaaaaaaattattattttttattatttacacttgaaatatttattacTCTACACTTGACCTATtaataccattttttttccttatcttcattctttgtaattttttcccttttttttacactttttttgaaaaattattatacaaaatgaaaagaaaatgatatttcacTGTAGCAAttacaacattgttttttttttttttctacaatgttaaaaattaacttaagatCTTACACTTCTTTATGAACACATATGATCTTCTGTTTTATTATAAGTGAGAATTGACTTTTTTATtcacaactatattttttacatgatataaaaaataagttaataataCATGTTCATTCTTTTTTGTCTAAATTTAACCCATATCAAGCCGCGTTGAATAGATGCGTTAacattttttcttgcatttattGGCATAGATGCTTCTTGATTTGTGTAATTACATACATGCATAAGTTTTATGATTacgatttttttgtaaaaaaacatattgaaaaagtttgtgtattcatttttttttttgctaaaaataaattatccaacCCGTGATGAAGTGCAGGTCAAATAATTAATTGTCCCTGTTTTGATGTGATAAACATGATTCTAAAAAACAGGCATTACATTACATGACATCCATTATGGTTCGTTTGTTTTTGccgtttaaattatttttatgtgtttatattgttttgatttgctgatattaaaaataaattttttttaaaaaatatatataatatgtttatgtttttccaagccaaaaaaaaaaaaaactttaaaaaacaacagatACAACAATActcatatattataaattttgcaTTCCGTAACGTTATAATTAATCTGTTTATAATGGGTTTTAGAATTTCTTGTGGCAGCGGCCATAGCAATAACACTAcctaaaaaatcttgaaattactatatttttttttcttaaattcttaGATAAGGAGCTTCACATAGAAACAAAAGATCCCTGATAATTCTCGTTTTGGAGAGTTAGTGATTAACTTTGTAATGTCTAGTAGAGAAGTAATGTGTTTATGGTgactatttatgttttttttaatctggaaatactaataatatgtattttagtgaaattcaatcaaatcaatgatgtgtgtgtgtgtatttacaAATATTTTGCAAGCAAGATGGTCATGATCGTTATATAAAATCTGTGGCAGCCCGTATTATACAGCGACTGTAATTTAAGACCACGGTACTGTATGTTTCAATATCCGATAATCACACAACATAAAAACTAATCATGGTTTGTTTTTTCCAAACTAGATGTCATGACAGGACTCAACTGAACCATTTCTGAAAATTCTATGGTTATTTCAGTAATTATAAAGGAAAACTGTCCGTTCTGAAAAGTTGTACAACTTTTATGGAAATTAGTTTAGGCGTTGCAAGTGaggcaaattaatatttttcaactcgGTTAAATTAGACTCGTCCGTATTGGGCTGTAGTATACTGCTAGTACTGTAGATGGGGTGGGAAGAGAAgagtttctttttcctttttattaactattattcttttgattaagtGATAATAATAGTAGATTTGGATCATACATGGTATACACTTGTTTTTGGGGGTAGGAGGAGCACTAAGCTAAATATCTGTTTTGGGAGAAGATTTATGTATGCTTAACATGCAATATGCAAATCGTGCACGATTTTAATTCAAAGGATTTGTAATGACAGAAGTTTGAGCAATTATTACACgttaaacataatatatatcaaagGAAACGTTTATATATTTCACATagtataaaaaacatgatataacATCAAggaaaactaataaaacttATTCGTGGTAGCTGAATAAAAACAGATAAAGCACAGTACAAGCGAAAACAAGCAGCTGTTTTCCTTGTATCACACAATTCTTAATAGAAAACATACTTCAAAGCATGCAAAGGCGTCCGAAATATGCTTAGGAACATTGGAAGTCTTTGGGAACTTTCTTTCCACAGACATTGAGAAGCAAGCTTAGAGAGAGTGGGATGTTAAGGTTGATACCCAGGATGTTAGCTTTGATGGCAGTGCAAAGGCAAACAGCAGCCTCGAGATCAAGAAGGCCTTGAATGACACTGCAGCAAGGCTTTACAGGGGGTTTGCCAACGGTGACATTAAGCAATGAACCGAGCAAATCAGCACATACACCTAATTTAAGTGCATCTTTAGGGCACTTTCCACCGGGAGGGCTTGGTGTTGGTGTTGGCTTTGGCTTTGGCTTTGGCTTtggctttggttttggtttaggAGACGGGCAACCCCCTCCACAGGCAGTGACTAGGGAAAAGAAGAGGAGGTTGAGTGCAAGAAAGAGAGCAAGTGATGCTGTGCTTTTGGAAGCCATTTCTATCAAAAGCTAATAGCTCCTTTTGAATTTAGAAGCTACAGCGAATACTAGCTAATAGAAGCTATAGAAGAGAGAACTTTAAGTGATGGGAATATGCACCAAAGGAGTGGCTTTTTATAGGGCTCAAGGAGGTCCTGTCGGTTAATTTGATGTTgagacaaaataataaattgaatttctgccaaaaaaacaaattgaagaagTCCATGCACCCATGTGTGACTAGGGAATTTAGCTGGCAGCAGACAGGTGGAATTTTAGGCAAACTTTTGGATGCTTGTGTTTTGGCTAGGGATTGCAAATTGCCATGTTCCTAGCTAGGCCCTAGCAACATTACCATGGATCATCCATAGTTAGCCAAGATCTCACTATTCCTGTGCATCCAGTGCTGAATAAAgatgttgtggtttttttaataattcatgcATGAAATAACGTTAAGCGTCTCCCTGCATCTCATGATCCTTTGGTTGTGTATGAGATCACATGTCCCATGTCATCTGTGGTGCAGGGTTGGATTTAGCTAAAAGAACAAAGCATTTACTCCATCATTCTCTTACATCCCTTCTATATTACAGGCAAGATCCTACTGCTGAGGACAAATTGGTTTTCATGATTACAAGTTGTTCCcagctctcatccttcaagacgCTTCTTCTTTACAATTGACTTGTACTTAATCCTTCACTGTTTCGTTTTTTCCCTCCCTAACAGTCCGAATGGATTCATTATGAAAACGAGGGTGCAAAATATAGAGCTTGCCAACAGAAAGCATCAGtcgaacaaaataaaataagcataCAAGGTAAATAAATTGACACTGACAAGGTTAAGCACAACTCGACTAGTACGATGGAGGTACTATCCATGGATGAATCTCAGAAGATCCATTCCAATCAAATCATACATAAATTTTCAGAGATAAACCTAGtgccaccaaaaaaaaaaaaaagattttgtgttttttgttaaacGCATCAGACATTTCTCAGCGACAGCGGAAAGAAGACCGATAAGGTGGGATCCGAAGGCTCCGTCTAATGGCGAGCCATAGTTTCAATCACAGCAAAGTTTTTCTATGATCTCTTAAACCGATTTCAGTGTGAAACAAAAagtttgccttttctttttactgTTAATTAGTGTACTatttatgaaaacaaaacttgGAATTTGTCCCTTTACATAAATTATGGGAATGAACACACTTCCAACTTGGCTTATTTGATTCTCGTGGAAGTTAGATGGGATCGTGTCACGGGCAACCCTAAAACCCACCCCATGGGCTCCACTACggattttgatgaaattatgCATGCTATCAGCCGAAAAAATGTTAACTTAAACCATTGTCGTGATCTGTTAATTTTCCCTTCATTCACACCGTGTGGAGCCAGTTTTAGCTCCACTAGCTTTGTGTCTGATGGAATTGCTCGACCAAGACAGCAACCCATCTTGCAGACcgtatatgatttgattttaattattgctTTAATCACTAATCACACAGATCAGTACATGATTCCAATTGGTTATGTCTTGATCTACAGAAGATCATGAACGCTTACGTGATAATGATGCGTATTTAGAAACTCGAAGCTGATAAGAATATATTACAAGTATATGTTTAGTGCATTTCTCTGTTCGGAGGTAGCCCTTTGTCAGTATTATGTGTGATCACTAGCCAACAGAAAATTAAGGCCAGCCTGATCCATTGGAAAATTCTCTAACTTCTTCAACTGATTCCTGACAAGGTTGTGCAGAAGATTAAATGCAGAACAAAACAATATTTGTTACTTTGATTGAATCTACAACATTGTTAATGGCATTAATTAAGGGAATGTTACGATTGGCACATGTacctcttttattattattattattattattatttaatttttccattgaatttttaaatattctatttttcattctagataaaaataatttttaaaaaattaaaatgatattaataccactatatatatatctccCCCCTcaccttttttaaaatacagaaacaaaGACGCCCATTGTATATCTCCCCcctcacccttttttttttttttttttaatttccgtCGAACACTCATTTCCCTCATCTCACTATCCAAAAATTAGGCTTTCCCTTATTGTCATTGTCAGCCATACTTACCACCACCACTGTCACTTCACATGAGCCCTCCCTCTTATTTCCAAAAATCAgacatttttcttgaaaatcccCGACAACATGCAGGAACCCATCAACGaatcacataaaattaaaaccaagtAAAACCAAGTAAAACAACATTAGAATAAATCATCATATTAAACAACTATACAAAACAGTGTAGATTCCATGCAAATGACAAATAGTAGAGAGATGCATTTAAGATGGGCAGGGCAGACTTAACACTTGTAAATAcacatttttttgttgattttttttagcgtCAATTCTTAAGGATATAAAATGTTATTGCAATCAAAgtatataattgaaaatataatatttaaaaatatagctgtaaagttaaaaaaaaagggatcaaaTCTTTGGGTGTTAAGTGTAATTTTCCCTTTTAATAATTAGAAGAAGGTGAAGAATTTTTCCAACGATTTCGTTATTCACTTTTTGGTTAAAAGATTACTATCTTAGAAAGTCTTTTGGACGTCTTTTTTTCTGGAGGTGGCTATCAGCACAACGCTATCTATATCTACGTTAGTTTAGCTGCACCTTGTCTTAGTTGAATATCCCCTTCCTTAAGGAATCCTTTTTGAAACGTTCACTTggctattttttacttaatcgAATGATCATAAcccattattatatatatatatatacatagtaCCGAATACGATGGGCTCATGGTTCTTGACCCAACAATTACCTTTTCATATACCAATTAGCCTTAGCATATACCCAAGCTCAGTGGAGATGAATATGATAACTTGCTAATCCATGTTCATTTAGATTTAACAAGTGGT
This region of Populus alba chromosome 3, ASM523922v2, whole genome shotgun sequence genomic DNA includes:
- the LOC118028594 gene encoding lipid transfer protein EARLI 1, whose protein sequence is MASKSTASLALFLALNLLFFSLVTACGGGCPSPKPKPKPKPKPKPKPTPTPSPPGGKCPKDALKLGVCADLLGSLLNVTVGKPPVKPCCSVIQGLLDLEAAVCLCTAIKANILGINLNIPLSLSLLLNVCGKKVPKDFQCS